Proteins encoded by one window of Halobacteriovorax sp. GB3:
- a CDS encoding chemotaxis protein CheX yields the protein MSAKHNFIEFSKPFIEAARNVFETMVFTKLDPQKPSIKQGNTSKGDVSAVLGLNGEVEKDGVKRPYRAMLVLSWPYETYFKVASAMLMDTFTEFNEEIQDVGGEITNMIMGNAKRDLAGLGYTSNMAIPSMIEGKEHTISYPNGTIVILIPISSAHGPMYMELCYAEGDGN from the coding sequence ATGTCGGCTAAACATAACTTTATTGAGTTCTCAAAGCCATTTATCGAAGCGGCACGAAATGTCTTCGAGACTATGGTATTTACGAAACTCGATCCCCAAAAGCCAAGTATCAAGCAAGGAAATACATCTAAGGGTGATGTTTCGGCGGTTCTAGGCCTTAATGGTGAAGTAGAAAAAGATGGCGTTAAAAGGCCATATAGAGCAATGCTTGTCCTCTCATGGCCATATGAAACATACTTTAAAGTAGCTTCTGCCATGCTTATGGATACATTCACTGAATTTAATGAAGAAATTCAAGATGTCGGTGGAGAGATTACAAATATGATTATGGGTAATGCCAAACGAGATCTCGCAGGACTTGGTTACACATCAAATATGGCCATCCCATCCATGATAGAAGGTAAAGAGCACACAATCTCTTATCCGAATGGAACGATCGTTATCCTTATCCCAATTAGCTCTGCCCATGGACCAATGTACATGGAACTTTGCTATGCTGAAGGTGATGGTAACTAA
- a CDS encoding metallophosphoesterase, with the protein MRFLQKDKIIKSVIVISDIHLGAGQYVNGDRNYLEDFHFDEELVDFLDFYSSGDYLHREVELVINGDLLDHLAVPYVEYYDDEYWSEKAAIKKTEMILDAHKEVINAFDEFASKKKKKITYIIGNHDAEMVFESCQKVLKDRLSEKGRENFQILLNPDADYSPYKGIVIRHGHEYELAHQFDPNDSIIEAKSGDRYFNPPWGSYYVTRIINKFKEERDHINAVRPIKKFLINGLIYDPLFTIRFMLANAFYFFMVRSIFIIKQSKNLSKIFDLVKKELELFQDYELLTEKYLQENEEVRVLLVGHTHEPVIRTFSTGQTFINTGTWTRMYHLDFGKGQDLLTYASVDISEENEERPQLEVALNNWKGTNKLPYTELS; encoded by the coding sequence ATGAGATTCCTGCAAAAAGATAAAATTATAAAGTCTGTTATTGTCATAAGCGATATCCACCTTGGGGCGGGACAATACGTTAATGGAGATCGAAATTATCTGGAGGACTTTCATTTCGATGAAGAGCTTGTTGATTTCCTCGATTTCTATAGTAGTGGGGATTACTTACATCGTGAGGTTGAGCTCGTGATCAATGGAGATCTTCTTGATCATTTGGCAGTTCCTTATGTAGAGTATTACGATGATGAATATTGGTCAGAAAAGGCCGCCATTAAAAAAACAGAAATGATTCTTGATGCTCACAAAGAAGTCATTAATGCGTTTGATGAATTTGCGAGTAAGAAGAAAAAGAAAATCACTTATATCATTGGTAACCATGATGCCGAGATGGTCTTTGAAAGTTGCCAAAAAGTTTTAAAAGATCGTCTTAGTGAAAAGGGGAGAGAGAACTTTCAAATTCTTTTAAACCCTGATGCAGACTATTCTCCTTATAAGGGAATTGTCATTAGACATGGTCATGAGTACGAGCTTGCTCATCAATTTGATCCCAATGACTCTATCATTGAAGCAAAGTCGGGAGATCGATATTTCAATCCTCCTTGGGGTTCTTACTATGTCACAAGAATTATTAACAAGTTTAAAGAAGAAAGAGACCATATTAATGCCGTAAGACCGATCAAAAAATTTCTTATTAACGGTCTTATTTATGATCCACTTTTTACGATTCGTTTCATGCTCGCTAATGCTTTTTACTTTTTCATGGTGCGATCGATTTTCATCATTAAACAATCTAAGAACCTTTCTAAAATATTTGATCTCGTCAAAAAAGAGCTTGAGCTCTTTCAAGATTACGAACTTTTGACTGAGAAGTACTTACAGGAAAATGAAGAGGTAAGAGTCCTTCTTGTTGGGCATACTCATGAGCCTGTTATCAGAACTTTTTCAACGGGACAAACTTTTATCAATACGGGAACGTGGACGAGAATGTATCATCTAGATTTTGGAAAAGGTCAGGATCTTCTTACTTATGCGAGTGTCGATATTAGTGAGGAAAATGAAGAAAGGCCACAATTAGAAGTGGCCCTTAATAATTGGAAGGGAACTAATAAGCTCCCTTATACTGAATTATCTTAG